The following coding sequences are from one Solea solea chromosome 4, fSolSol10.1, whole genome shotgun sequence window:
- the btg3 gene encoding protein BTG3 yields the protein MRREIAAVVFYVKSLVKKAEKLDSHKVELFVERLAAALQEKFKGHWYPETPSKGQGFRCIRVNRFDREDPVLRRACQESGLVYSDLGLPHELTLWVDPGEVCCRYGEGSMIFSVATFSSDEEQDKYVAKKVISALTRVTSDYHSDSSSDEDRARTPPFTIDTSHCYQALNPDAPMWHPTKIVPVRSPVLPHDFRPRSRAPHPLRRKLWVPHDNRAGPGY from the exons ATGAGGCGAGAAATTGCAGCTGTGGTGTTCTATGTGAAGAGCCTTGTGAAAAAGGCAGAGAAGCTCGATTCGCACAAGGTTGAGCTGTTTGTCGAGAGGTTGGCTGCTGCACTACAAGAGAAGTTCAAAGGACACTGGTATCCTGAAACCCCGAGCAAAGGACAGGGATTCAG GTGCATCCGAGTGAACAGGTTCGATAGGGAGGATCCAGTTCTCCGCCGGGCCTGTCAGGAGAGTGGACTCGTGTACAGTGACCTGGGACTGCCCCATGAACTCACGCTGTGGGTGGATCCTGGGGAGGTCTGTTGCAG GTATGGAGAAGGAAGTATGATCTTCTCGGTGGCAACTTTCTCCAGTGATGAGGAGCAGGACAAATATGTGGCAAAGAAGGTGATCAGTGCTTTGACGCGGGTGACCTCAGACTACCACTCCGATTCTTCCTCTGATGAAGACAGGGCTCGCACTCCCCCTTTTACCATCGACACCAGCCACTGTTACCAG GCATTAAACCCAGACGCTCCCATGTGGCATCCAACTAAAATAGTTCCTGTGAGAAGTCCAGTCCTTCCTCATGACTTCAGGCCTCGCAGCAGAGCCCCCCACCCTCTAAGACGTAAACTGTGGGTCCCTCATGACAACAGAGCAGGACCTGGATACTGA